One Phaseolus vulgaris cultivar G19833 chromosome 11, P. vulgaris v2.0, whole genome shotgun sequence genomic window carries:
- the LOC137828968 gene encoding uncharacterized protein isoform X4 → MPAYGASFDLKWLLGLLGLGEKGAPISDDNSIKTWLQILLLTLVIGILWILYELTDDRENNHNVNEVDELEEMDHPTHELDHFYESQQREQEHPNGELDHHFDEEDSHRATVSGGNDGRRHRGCAFCGNSSTTRCSRCKAVRYCSVKCQIMHWRSRHRYECCESEIAADEEQRTEDETTSNLVESSEMESSHVEDGALWTSESDMAMEVSSNLHSCKVCGSPSTTRCPRCKAIQYCSMKCLIMDWKWHKVDCIARVDLTPKERPKDVGMLQNSYEEEDNVKSSGPLSLECHPGSTSLKSPIEASQSECADLKKLLQEEQKRVQNLTMECGKSQEAAKMAMKEVEAVRQEIQEKREHSQHLKENFRRDLIFAESRATIAEEKLSELYKKIRMSDYKLCSICLSNDNDLAFGCGHMTCRDCGSKLSRCPICRELITNHIKLFPG, encoded by the exons ATGCCTGCTTATGGGGCATCATTTGACCTAAAGTGGCTTCTTGGGTTGCTTGGTTTGGGAGAAAAGGGAGCACCTATTTCTGATGATAACAGCATCAAGACTTGGCTTCAGATATTGTTACTCACACTTGTGATTGGAATCTTGTGGATTTTGTATGAGCTGACAGATGACAGAGAAAACAATCACAATGTCAATGAGGTTGATGAGTTGGAGGAGATGGATCACCCCACTCATGAGTTGGACCATTTTTATGAGTCTCAGCAGAGAGAGCAGGAGCACCCCAATGGCGAGTTAGACCATCACTTTGATGAGGAAGATTCTCACCGGGCCACCGTGTCCGGTGGCAATGATGGGAGGAGACACCGTGGCTGTGCCTTCTGTGGAAATTCCAGCACCACAAGGTGCTCTCGCTGCAAGGCTGTTAGATATTG CTCTGTGAAATGCCAAATTATGCATTGGAGATCAAGGCATAGATATGAATGCTGTGAATCAGAGATTGCAGCAGATGAAGAACAAAGAACTGAGGATGAAACAACCTCAAACCTTGTTGAGAGTTCTGAAATG GAGAGTTCCCATGTTGAAGATGGAGCATTGTGGACTTCAGAATCAGACATGGCAATGGAAGTTTCGAGTAATTTGCATAGTTGTAAAGTATGTGGAAGCCCTAGTACTACAAGATGTCCACGATGCAAAGCCATTCAATACTG CTCAATGAAGTGCTTGATTATGGACTGGAAATGGCATAAAGTGGACTGCATTGCAAGGGTGGATTTAACTCCAAAAGAAAGACCCAAAGAT GTTGGAATGCTCCAGAATTCATATGAAGAGGAAGATAATGTTAAATCATCTGGTCCCCTTTCTTTAGAGTGTCATCCAG GAAGCACAAGCCTCAAGTCTCCAATTGAAGCATCACAG AGTGAATGTGCTGACTTGAAGAAATTACTGCAAGAAGAGCAAAAACGTGTTCAAAATCTTACAATGGAATGTGGCAAGAGTCAAGAGGCTGCAAAAATGGCAATGAAAGAAGTTGAAGCAGTAAGACAGGAGATACAAGAAAAGAGAGAGCATTCCCAACATCTTAAGGAGAATTTTCGAAGAGATCTTATATTTGCTGAATCTAGAGCTACAATTGCTGAG GAAAAGCTAAGTGAGCTTTACAAGAAAATCAGAATGTCAGATTATAAG CTTTGTTCTATATGCCTCTCCAATGACAATGACTTGGCCTTTGGATGTGGACACATG ACTTGCAGAGACTGTGGATCAAAATTATCAAGGTGTCCTATATGCAGGGAGCTTATCACAAACCATATCAAGTTGTTTCCTGGTTGA
- the LOC137828993 gene encoding E3 ubiquitin-protein ligase RGLG4 isoform X2 — MDCQCIHVVIEGSVSFNNKSLHAIGNTPNPYEKAIRIIGKTLAPFDDDNLIPCFGFGDATTHDREVFSFHSDHSSCHGFEEVLTCYQKIVPNLRLSGPTSYAPVIEAAIDIVEQSHGQFHVLVIIADGQVTTSAASEDGELSPQEARTIKAIADASSYPMSIILVGVGDGPWDDMKKFDDKIPAREFDNFQFVNFTDIMSKKSSSSEKEAAFALAALMEIPFQYKAAIELELLGRVTGRANKIVPRPPPAPYSRLVPPARVLSNMPTFMDDERNQMACAICLTSRKDLAFGCGHMTCRDCGSKLSNCPICRQRITNRLRVFSS, encoded by the exons ATGGACTG CCAATGCATCCATGTTGTTATTGAAGGAAGTGTCTCATTCAACAATAAAAGTCTACATGCTATTGGAAATACACCTAACCCCTATGAGAAAGCCATCAGGATTATTGGCAAAACTCTGGCTCCCTTTGATGATGACAACTTGATTCCTTGTTTTGGCTTTGGTGATG CCACCACTCATGATCGAGAAGTGTTTAGCTTTCACAGTGATCATTCATCTTGCCATGGATTTGAGGAGGTTTTGACTTGCTATCAGAAAATTGTTCCAAACTTAAGACTTTCAG GACCAACTTCTTACGCTCCAGTGATTGAGGCTGCAATAGACATAGTTGAGCAAAGTCATGGTCAATTCCATGTGTTAGTTATTATTGCAGATGGCCAG GTTACAACAAGTGCTGCCTCTGAAGACGGAGAACTAAGTCCACAAGAAGCAAGGACTATCAAAGCAATAGCTGATGCAAG TTCATATCCCATGTCTATTATTCTGGTTGGAGTTGGTGATGGACCTTGGGATGACATGAAGAAGTTTGATGACAAGATACCGGCTCGCGAATTTGACAATTTTCAG TTTGTTAACTTCACTGACATaatgtctaagaaatcaagCTCCTCTGAAAAAGAAGCTGCTTTTGCTCTGGCTGCACTAATGGAAATACCTTTCCAATATAAAGCAGCCATTGAACTGGAACTACTTGG CCGAGTAACAGGAAGGGCAAATAAAATTGTTCCAAGACCTCCTCCAGCCCCTTATTCTAGGCTTGTGCCACCAGCTCGTGTTCTCAGCAATATGCCAACTTTCATGGATGATGAGAGAAATCAAATG GCATGTGCTATTTGTCTGACAAGTAGAAAGGATTTGGCCTTTGGATGTGGTCACATG ACCTGTAGAGACTGTGGATCCAAGTTAAGTAACTGTCCAATATGCCGTCAGAGGATCACCAATCGTCTGAGGGTGTTTTCTAGCTGA
- the LOC137828968 gene encoding uncharacterized protein isoform X3 codes for MPAYGASFDLKWLLGLLGLGEKGAPISDDNSIKTWLQILLLTLVIGILWILYELTDDRENNHNVNEVDELEEMDHPTHELDHFYESQQREQEHPNGELDHHFDEEDSHRATVSGGNDGRRHRGCAFCGNSSTTRCSRCKAVRYCSVKCQIMHWRSRHRYECCESEIAADEEQRTEDETTSNLVESSEMESSHVEDGALWTSESDMAMEVSSNLHSCKVCGSPSTTRCPRCKAIQYCSMKCLIMDWKWHKVDCIARVDLTPKERPKDVGMLQNSYEEEDNVKSSGPLSLECHPAGSTSLKSPIEASQSECADLKKLLQEEQKRVQNLTMECGKSQEAAKMAMKEVEAVRQEIQEKREHSQHLKENFRRDLIFAESRATIAEEKLSELYKKIRMSDYKLCSICLSNDNDLAFGCGHMTCRDCGSKLSRCPICRELITNHIKLFPG; via the exons ATGCCTGCTTATGGGGCATCATTTGACCTAAAGTGGCTTCTTGGGTTGCTTGGTTTGGGAGAAAAGGGAGCACCTATTTCTGATGATAACAGCATCAAGACTTGGCTTCAGATATTGTTACTCACACTTGTGATTGGAATCTTGTGGATTTTGTATGAGCTGACAGATGACAGAGAAAACAATCACAATGTCAATGAGGTTGATGAGTTGGAGGAGATGGATCACCCCACTCATGAGTTGGACCATTTTTATGAGTCTCAGCAGAGAGAGCAGGAGCACCCCAATGGCGAGTTAGACCATCACTTTGATGAGGAAGATTCTCACCGGGCCACCGTGTCCGGTGGCAATGATGGGAGGAGACACCGTGGCTGTGCCTTCTGTGGAAATTCCAGCACCACAAGGTGCTCTCGCTGCAAGGCTGTTAGATATTG CTCTGTGAAATGCCAAATTATGCATTGGAGATCAAGGCATAGATATGAATGCTGTGAATCAGAGATTGCAGCAGATGAAGAACAAAGAACTGAGGATGAAACAACCTCAAACCTTGTTGAGAGTTCTGAAATG GAGAGTTCCCATGTTGAAGATGGAGCATTGTGGACTTCAGAATCAGACATGGCAATGGAAGTTTCGAGTAATTTGCATAGTTGTAAAGTATGTGGAAGCCCTAGTACTACAAGATGTCCACGATGCAAAGCCATTCAATACTG CTCAATGAAGTGCTTGATTATGGACTGGAAATGGCATAAAGTGGACTGCATTGCAAGGGTGGATTTAACTCCAAAAGAAAGACCCAAAGAT GTTGGAATGCTCCAGAATTCATATGAAGAGGAAGATAATGTTAAATCATCTGGTCCCCTTTCTTTAGAGTGTCATCCAG CAGGAAGCACAAGCCTCAAGTCTCCAATTGAAGCATCACAG AGTGAATGTGCTGACTTGAAGAAATTACTGCAAGAAGAGCAAAAACGTGTTCAAAATCTTACAATGGAATGTGGCAAGAGTCAAGAGGCTGCAAAAATGGCAATGAAAGAAGTTGAAGCAGTAAGACAGGAGATACAAGAAAAGAGAGAGCATTCCCAACATCTTAAGGAGAATTTTCGAAGAGATCTTATATTTGCTGAATCTAGAGCTACAATTGCTGAG GAAAAGCTAAGTGAGCTTTACAAGAAAATCAGAATGTCAGATTATAAG CTTTGTTCTATATGCCTCTCCAATGACAATGACTTGGCCTTTGGATGTGGACACATG ACTTGCAGAGACTGTGGATCAAAATTATCAAGGTGTCCTATATGCAGGGAGCTTATCACAAACCATATCAAGTTGTTTCCTGGTTGA
- the LOC137828968 gene encoding uncharacterized protein isoform X2 — MPAYGASFDLKWLLGLLGLGEKGAPISDDNSIKTWLQILLLTLVIGILWILYELTDDRENNHNVNEVDELEEMDHPTHELDHFYESQQREQEHPNGELDHHFDEEDSHRATVSGGNDGRRHRGCAFCGNSSTTRCSRCKAVRYCSVKCQIMHWRSRHRYECCESEIAADEEQRTEDETTSNLVESSEMESSHVEDGALWTSESDMAMEVSSNLHSCKVCGSPSTTRCPRCKAIQYCSMKCLIMDWKWHKVDCIARVDLTPKERPKDVGMLQNSYEEEDNVKSSGPLSLECHPGSTSLKSPIEASQGPTNKVLLYLMDEVAKSRKETLLLQSKLDEWKNLANFEREKNQSIKRQSNYQLLVLKKEKESISDAEKKAYHVIHSLHKRLNHLQNSVQENNTEKRKLEEYVQCLESECADLKKLLQEEQKRVQNLTMECGKSQEAAKMAMKEVEAVRQEIQEKREHSQHLKENFRRDLIFAESRATIAEEKLSELYKKIRMSDYKLCSICLSNDNDLAFGCGHMTCRDCGSKLSRCPICRELITNHIKLFPG; from the exons ATGCCTGCTTATGGGGCATCATTTGACCTAAAGTGGCTTCTTGGGTTGCTTGGTTTGGGAGAAAAGGGAGCACCTATTTCTGATGATAACAGCATCAAGACTTGGCTTCAGATATTGTTACTCACACTTGTGATTGGAATCTTGTGGATTTTGTATGAGCTGACAGATGACAGAGAAAACAATCACAATGTCAATGAGGTTGATGAGTTGGAGGAGATGGATCACCCCACTCATGAGTTGGACCATTTTTATGAGTCTCAGCAGAGAGAGCAGGAGCACCCCAATGGCGAGTTAGACCATCACTTTGATGAGGAAGATTCTCACCGGGCCACCGTGTCCGGTGGCAATGATGGGAGGAGACACCGTGGCTGTGCCTTCTGTGGAAATTCCAGCACCACAAGGTGCTCTCGCTGCAAGGCTGTTAGATATTG CTCTGTGAAATGCCAAATTATGCATTGGAGATCAAGGCATAGATATGAATGCTGTGAATCAGAGATTGCAGCAGATGAAGAACAAAGAACTGAGGATGAAACAACCTCAAACCTTGTTGAGAGTTCTGAAATG GAGAGTTCCCATGTTGAAGATGGAGCATTGTGGACTTCAGAATCAGACATGGCAATGGAAGTTTCGAGTAATTTGCATAGTTGTAAAGTATGTGGAAGCCCTAGTACTACAAGATGTCCACGATGCAAAGCCATTCAATACTG CTCAATGAAGTGCTTGATTATGGACTGGAAATGGCATAAAGTGGACTGCATTGCAAGGGTGGATTTAACTCCAAAAGAAAGACCCAAAGAT GTTGGAATGCTCCAGAATTCATATGAAGAGGAAGATAATGTTAAATCATCTGGTCCCCTTTCTTTAGAGTGTCATCCAG GAAGCACAAGCCTCAAGTCTCCAATTGAAGCATCACAG GGTCCTACCAACAAAGTGTTATTATATCTTATGGATGAAGTAGCAAAGTCTAG GAAAGAGACTTTATTATTACAATCAAAACTTGATGAGTGGAAGAATCTAGCAAATTTTGAGAGGGAAAAAAATCAAAGCATCAAAAGACAATCAAACTACCAG TTGCTTGTGTTGAAGAAGGAAAAAGAATCAATATCAGATGCTGAAAAGAAAGCTTACCATGTGATTCATAGTTTACATAAAAGGCTAAACCACTTACAG AATTCAGTGCAAGAAAACAATACAGAGAAGAGAAAGCTAGAAGAATATGTACAATGTTTAGAG AGTGAATGTGCTGACTTGAAGAAATTACTGCAAGAAGAGCAAAAACGTGTTCAAAATCTTACAATGGAATGTGGCAAGAGTCAAGAGGCTGCAAAAATGGCAATGAAAGAAGTTGAAGCAGTAAGACAGGAGATACAAGAAAAGAGAGAGCATTCCCAACATCTTAAGGAGAATTTTCGAAGAGATCTTATATTTGCTGAATCTAGAGCTACAATTGCTGAG GAAAAGCTAAGTGAGCTTTACAAGAAAATCAGAATGTCAGATTATAAG CTTTGTTCTATATGCCTCTCCAATGACAATGACTTGGCCTTTGGATGTGGACACATG ACTTGCAGAGACTGTGGATCAAAATTATCAAGGTGTCCTATATGCAGGGAGCTTATCACAAACCATATCAAGTTGTTTCCTGGTTGA
- the LOC137828968 gene encoding uncharacterized protein isoform X1 produces the protein MPAYGASFDLKWLLGLLGLGEKGAPISDDNSIKTWLQILLLTLVIGILWILYELTDDRENNHNVNEVDELEEMDHPTHELDHFYESQQREQEHPNGELDHHFDEEDSHRATVSGGNDGRRHRGCAFCGNSSTTRCSRCKAVRYCSVKCQIMHWRSRHRYECCESEIAADEEQRTEDETTSNLVESSEMESSHVEDGALWTSESDMAMEVSSNLHSCKVCGSPSTTRCPRCKAIQYCSMKCLIMDWKWHKVDCIARVDLTPKERPKDVGMLQNSYEEEDNVKSSGPLSLECHPAGSTSLKSPIEASQGPTNKVLLYLMDEVAKSRKETLLLQSKLDEWKNLANFEREKNQSIKRQSNYQLLVLKKEKESISDAEKKAYHVIHSLHKRLNHLQNSVQENNTEKRKLEEYVQCLESECADLKKLLQEEQKRVQNLTMECGKSQEAAKMAMKEVEAVRQEIQEKREHSQHLKENFRRDLIFAESRATIAEEKLSELYKKIRMSDYKLCSICLSNDNDLAFGCGHMTCRDCGSKLSRCPICRELITNHIKLFPG, from the exons ATGCCTGCTTATGGGGCATCATTTGACCTAAAGTGGCTTCTTGGGTTGCTTGGTTTGGGAGAAAAGGGAGCACCTATTTCTGATGATAACAGCATCAAGACTTGGCTTCAGATATTGTTACTCACACTTGTGATTGGAATCTTGTGGATTTTGTATGAGCTGACAGATGACAGAGAAAACAATCACAATGTCAATGAGGTTGATGAGTTGGAGGAGATGGATCACCCCACTCATGAGTTGGACCATTTTTATGAGTCTCAGCAGAGAGAGCAGGAGCACCCCAATGGCGAGTTAGACCATCACTTTGATGAGGAAGATTCTCACCGGGCCACCGTGTCCGGTGGCAATGATGGGAGGAGACACCGTGGCTGTGCCTTCTGTGGAAATTCCAGCACCACAAGGTGCTCTCGCTGCAAGGCTGTTAGATATTG CTCTGTGAAATGCCAAATTATGCATTGGAGATCAAGGCATAGATATGAATGCTGTGAATCAGAGATTGCAGCAGATGAAGAACAAAGAACTGAGGATGAAACAACCTCAAACCTTGTTGAGAGTTCTGAAATG GAGAGTTCCCATGTTGAAGATGGAGCATTGTGGACTTCAGAATCAGACATGGCAATGGAAGTTTCGAGTAATTTGCATAGTTGTAAAGTATGTGGAAGCCCTAGTACTACAAGATGTCCACGATGCAAAGCCATTCAATACTG CTCAATGAAGTGCTTGATTATGGACTGGAAATGGCATAAAGTGGACTGCATTGCAAGGGTGGATTTAACTCCAAAAGAAAGACCCAAAGAT GTTGGAATGCTCCAGAATTCATATGAAGAGGAAGATAATGTTAAATCATCTGGTCCCCTTTCTTTAGAGTGTCATCCAG CAGGAAGCACAAGCCTCAAGTCTCCAATTGAAGCATCACAG GGTCCTACCAACAAAGTGTTATTATATCTTATGGATGAAGTAGCAAAGTCTAG GAAAGAGACTTTATTATTACAATCAAAACTTGATGAGTGGAAGAATCTAGCAAATTTTGAGAGGGAAAAAAATCAAAGCATCAAAAGACAATCAAACTACCAG TTGCTTGTGTTGAAGAAGGAAAAAGAATCAATATCAGATGCTGAAAAGAAAGCTTACCATGTGATTCATAGTTTACATAAAAGGCTAAACCACTTACAG AATTCAGTGCAAGAAAACAATACAGAGAAGAGAAAGCTAGAAGAATATGTACAATGTTTAGAG AGTGAATGTGCTGACTTGAAGAAATTACTGCAAGAAGAGCAAAAACGTGTTCAAAATCTTACAATGGAATGTGGCAAGAGTCAAGAGGCTGCAAAAATGGCAATGAAAGAAGTTGAAGCAGTAAGACAGGAGATACAAGAAAAGAGAGAGCATTCCCAACATCTTAAGGAGAATTTTCGAAGAGATCTTATATTTGCTGAATCTAGAGCTACAATTGCTGAG GAAAAGCTAAGTGAGCTTTACAAGAAAATCAGAATGTCAGATTATAAG CTTTGTTCTATATGCCTCTCCAATGACAATGACTTGGCCTTTGGATGTGGACACATG ACTTGCAGAGACTGTGGATCAAAATTATCAAGGTGTCCTATATGCAGGGAGCTTATCACAAACCATATCAAGTTGTTTCCTGGTTGA